In the genome of Dermacentor variabilis isolate Ectoservices chromosome 5, ASM5094787v1, whole genome shotgun sequence, one region contains:
- the LOC142583324 gene encoding antimicrobial peptide microplusin-like, protein MKAVFTISLLLVTFVAAASAHHMELCGKSYPELAIELECITRRISRRTNQAFAHAVWTLRCPTYACAIRKMCSYNDLEGAMAYFFTRRQIKRIHNAATACDRNAHGGSGWQPRWWQTLLPGYGPWFNPSQNWF, encoded by the exons ATGAAGGCTGTATTCACCATCTCCTTGTTGCTGGTCACCTTCGTGGCTGCAGCTTCGGCCCATCACATGGAGCTCTGTG GTAAGAGCTATCCCGAGCTGGCCATCGAGCTGGAATGTATTACACGACGCATATCTAGACGA ACTAACCAAGCTTTTGCCCATGCCGTGTGGACGTTGCGATGCCCTACCTATGCTTGTGCGATAAGAAAGATGTGCTCGTATAATGACCTG GAGGGAGCCATGGCCTATTTCTTTACT cgccgCCAGATCAAGCGAATTCACAATGCGGCAACGGCATGTGATCGCAATGCCCATGGAGGTAGCGGCTGGCAGCCAAGGTGGTGGCAGACCCTATTGCCTGGATATGGCCCTTGGTTTAACCCTTCCCAAAACTGGTTTTGA
- the LOC142583706 gene encoding uncharacterized protein LOC142583706 — protein MPDKKDQGAPAQDMSSIIARLTALLEHQTNIAPAASFRLQLSVPTYEGHADKKSVAGFLQEMQDYRDAEAITDDVLLQRVLPVALTGSAARWRRRQSFQSWAHFEQLLRAEFLPPDYAVRMKDELRARSQAEEESLQEYIRSFQELYERADPSAPETERVTRAIRQSHPRFQAYLRGSTFSSLDDLAKAASDIQAAMLAELTYQPPPPPQASLELSCAWHFSQTASPRNMVPPPRALDPFTHRTFATQAPCRSRNLPQRCETLGAAAGL, from the coding sequence ATGCCTGATAAAAAGGACCAGGGCGCGCCAGCCCAAGACATGTCCAGCATTATTGCCCGGCTGACCGCGCTGCTCGAGCATCAGACAAACATAGCTCCAGCAGCCAGTTTCCGTTTGCAGCTCTCTGTGCCTACATATGAAGGCCACGCAGATAAGAAATCGGTGGCAGGCTTCCTTCAGGAAATGCAAGATTACCGCGATGCGGAAGCCATTACGGATGACGTTCTTCTTCAGCGCGTCTTGCCCGTCGCCCTGACTGGGTCCGCCGCCCGCTGGCGTCGTCGCCAGTCATTCCAAAGTTGGGCGCACTTTGAGCAGCTACTGCGAGCAGAATTCCTCCCCCCCGACTACGCTGTCCGCATGAAAGACGAGCTTCGCGCCCGTAGTCAGGCGGAGGAGGAAAGCCTCCAAGAATACATACGGTCCTTTCAGGAGCTTTACGAGCGCGCAGACCCTTCAGCACCCGAAACAGAAAGAGTCACCCGGGCGATCCGGCAATCTCACCCACGCTTCCAGGCTTATCTAAGGGGCAGCACCTTCTCTTCGCTTGACGATCTCGCTAAAGCGGCGTCGGATATTCAGGCGGCGATGTTGGCAGAGCTCACTTACCAGCCTCCACCCCCGCCTCAAGCCTCCCTCGAGCTGTCTTGCGCGTGGCACTTTTCTCAAACTGCAAGCCCGAGGAATATGGTACCGCCTCCAAGGGCGCTTGACCCATTCACTCACCGCACCTTTGCCACCCAGGCACCTTGCCGGTCCCGGAACCTGCCACAACGTTGCGAGACACTCGGGGCCGCAGCAGGCCTGTAG